From Arachis hypogaea cultivar Tifrunner chromosome 3, arahy.Tifrunner.gnm2.J5K5, whole genome shotgun sequence:
tgaataaatatagAGAACTAAtctttaattagttaatattagtcattttttaattataaaaacttttattttttgagaatttagattttaaattttaagtttagaactgaagatttaatataaaaataaataatattaacttaaaaaaattacttctctaattgaatttaatatatgtaacatttttttaagtCCATATCCAAACTGTGGTATGAATGTAACAAATTTGATCCCAGAAACTATATATTTACCTAAGTAtgagttattttctattttataacTCAAATTTAACACTATTAAaaagagtatatatatttttaagagaaaaggagaattatgcaatgcaaataatataataatatagcaCGTGAGTTGCACATGCGGACACTTTCCCGCCAAAAAGTTGTTAACGGGCGTAACAACCCTAGCCAGAAAACAAAATCACGAGCTTCTTCTTCCACTTTCATAGCTCTTcaccctccttcttcttcttcttcttcttcttcttcttctctacgtGCTTCGAGATGCAGCAGAGATCTTCAAGCTCGAGCTCGCGCTTCACGGGCGACGAACACAGAGCCATCAACATCGCCGCAGAACAGCAGCAGAATCAGCACACCAAGCGCCGAAAGACCACTGAAGACAACGAATTCCTTGACGGCCTCCCGATCTACCACCTCCGCACCGCAGCTCCCGTCCGGAGGGATTTCTCCAGTCGCTCGTCGCGCTTGCCGCCGGAGAAATGGATCCATGCTATCCCCGCGCTCGTTCTGCTCTGCCTCTTCACTCTCTGGTGGTTCTCTTTTCCAGGTACCTCAACGTAACTTCCTTCGTTGTTTCTTCAATCTCATATATTCCTATCGCGCGTGATGTTCTTTCATGCTTATTCTCTTATTATCTTTCCTTATTTGGCCGGCCATGTTATCACGCTCAAGATTTGTATTCAGATTTAGGATGCAAGATTATGTGAAAATAGAACAAGACGCAAGTAATATTGTTCATTTATGCTGCTAAAATAGGACAAAATGCATTTATCACAAATTTCTAGTATCAATTGCGATGCAATTGCTTGCTGAAACTGATTGGTTTGCCTCTCAACGTATGTGTTGATTTGGAATTGAATTACGTTCGTTTTTGTTGAGTGaaatcttttttcctttttctattcTGAAGCAGTTGATGTGGAGATCAATAATGGTAGGATTACAACCATAAGGCAGATCAACATGCCGCTACCTAACGATTCTCGTATTGATCTCACAATACTCGCAGTTTCAACAGCATCACCGATTCCTTCAATTCCTCAAAATGTGTCATCCGGCGAGGACGAAACAAACTTGAATCCAGCAAGTTCGCCTAATTGAAGGATTGGTgctatctgttttttttttttttttccggtaaGAATTTTGAACTCTCTTTGGATGAATTTCAGGAACTTCTTACATAGAGTGCATTACAAGAAAACTATAACTGCTGCtacatgctttgttgaatttacatacaataaattaaaaaaaatggtgaaaactgTAGAAACTCTAGATTTGACATGACATCATCATCAATATGGCATAGCTGAATTTTGTGTTCTGTGCGCTATCTAATGCAGGTACGGCCAAGAATTTGGGCAAACTAACAGTAGTTTGGAAGATCGGGGTTTAGCCTTTAAATAAGCAACTCACTGGCCTCTCCTTCTCGACAACGTCCAACCCATAGGCGCATAGTTGACTTCTTGCGTGATGGCTGGACTCTACAACAGTCCCTCCTTGGAGACTGCAAAATAATACAAGCATATGGTTCAGTCAGTAAGAGAATCGTTTTCAATGTTTTGATATTGATTTTAGCACATATGTCAACACAAACATGTCATAGTAAAGTACACTCTCTGATAGAAATGAAAAGATATAGAAATTTTTACATGGTTGAATTTAATATGCTACACTGTTGCTATTGCATTCAAGATATAGTGAATGTGAGAAATAAGCTAGATAGCTAATTATAGAGCTAAGCTATAAATGACATACAGCACAGCAATCTTTTcgttttcactttcttttatggGTTTTCTTGCTATaggagaatttaaaaaatatactgAAGAAACAAACCAAGTTGATAGTGTGTCATTATTGTATACTAAGCATGCATATGAATGAGGTTTGGAGTATCCCTACCCGTTGCCAGCGGAGAGGATCTGGCCTTTTTGAAACAATGATGGTATTGATTTTCTCTGGTGACTCCATCTCCCACTTGCACTCAAGACTCCTGGATCTCAAGCGAGAATAAGTGCCAATAATTCTCTTTCTGACTGGATCATATCGAGTTCTGTTCATGTAGTAAATAAAAGGTTTCTGACATGCGTTTTTGCTGAAAGGCCTTGTGTTGAATGAATATCCAGTGTAATCAGCTCTTCTGTACCAATTCAGGAAGGTCCGAGTGGGCATCTCTAGCTCTCGAGGGGACATGACTCCCCTCAGAACCTGAACGACATAGCCCCATGAAACTGAAATGGACCAATACCTTTTATTGTCAAAGCAGATTGATTGTTGCATTATGCTAGCCGAGTCTTGCTTCACGGCTTTCATTAGGTGTCGTAGTGATTCCACTCGATTCATGCTTGGGAATATTGGCTGCACTATATCGAGGTGGTGCAATGTCACTAGTGGGGTCACAGGATGTGCCCCTAGAAGTCCTAACAGGTCCCCGTACACATCATACTGTATAAGCAACCAAGATAGATATAAGCAATTTTCAATTCCCAATCCTTTCTGAATATCACTAATTATTTGAATATAACCACCACTGTCTTTGTTTTAGATATAGCATCTATTTACATACATTAGATTCATTCTAATTTACCTGGTGTTAATCATAAATTACCTGATGAAAGCCAGCTTCCTTGGTTACTGGGACACCTAGCTCAGCCATGCATGCTTGCATTCTGTCATCACTGCCATATAATGCAGGGTATCTCTGCATGCAACGATCTTGCATCTTTGCAAGCTCCCTAGCCAATGGATAGCTTATAGCGAATCCTCCTCCACCATATGCCATTGCATACGAGAAAAATATGTTCTGGACGTGGCTTTCGGATGTGCTTCCAACATAATAGAACTGTGTGTGGTCGTACTTGGACAGAACCCTAACCAAGTTATCAACCACAAACACTGTGTCATCGTCTCCCATCATGAACCATCTCACATCCTTCATCCCAAGCTTCAGCGTCTCCGTTACCACCCTTGAAATCCTCAATGCAGATCTCATTCCCTGTTTATTCGTGTATTTGAATTCTGATGTATCCGCTGAAACCCGAACCTGTGGTAACC
This genomic window contains:
- the LOC112786724 gene encoding uncharacterized protein isoform X2 translates to MQQRSSSSSSRFTGDEHRAINIAAEQQQNQHTKRRKTTEDNEFLDGLPIYHLRTAAPVRRDFSSRSSRLPPEKWIHAIPALVLLCLFTLWWFSFPVDVEINNGRITTIRQINMPLPNDSRIDLTILAVSTASPIPSIPQNVSSGEDETNLNPASSPN
- the LOC112786724 gene encoding uncharacterized protein isoform X1, which translates into the protein MQQRSSSSSSRFTGDEHRAINIAAEQQQNQHTKRRKTTEDNEFLDGLPIYHLRTAAPVRRDFSSRSSRLPPEKWIHAIPALVLLCLFTLWWFSFPAVDVEINNGRITTIRQINMPLPNDSRIDLTILAVSTASPIPSIPQNVSSGEDETNLNPASSPN
- the LOC112786695 gene encoding uncharacterized protein; the encoded protein is MPSSFRQRFITWFILVMILLYILYSSNLFLFTGHKKNCPTAVRNLEDENATDERVLEIANNISTTITATVEDTVVHDEVKKEKEEVVVPVVVERQEEEDEEEIPIEQLSQRDDTELKHIVFGIAASSNLWNIRKEYIKVWWKPNQTRGVVWLDEKVKTNPSEGLPQVRVSADTSEFKYTNKQGMRSALRISRVVTETLKLGMKDVRWFMMGDDDTVFVVDNLVRVLSKYDHTQFYYVGSTSESHVQNIFFSYAMAYGGGGFAISYPLARELAKMQDRCMQRYPALYGSDDRMQACMAELGVPVTKEAGFHQYDVYGDLLGLLGAHPVTPLVTLHHLDIVQPIFPSMNRVESLRHLMKAVKQDSASIMQQSICFDNKRYWSISVSWGYVVQVLRGVMSPRELEMPTRTFLNWYRRADYTGYSFNTRPFSKNACQKPFIYYMNRTRYDPVRKRIIGTYSRLRSRSLECKWEMESPEKINTIIVSKRPDPLRWQRSPRRDCCRVQPSRKKSTMRLWVGRCREGEASELLI